The genomic window TTTGTAATTTTGGTAGGCTGGGTCAGTCCGAATTTCGGATGCCAGTTTTTTAAAGTGAGAATCTAGCCAAGGACGCACCAGTTCTAAGGTATGCGTACTTAGGTAAAGGGCACCCAACACCGCTTCAAAGGCGTCTGCTAACCGCGAGGTAAGACCTGCTTTGTCACCTGCTGCACTTTCAGAAATTAACAAGTAGCGATCCAGTCCGTAACTATCTGCAATCCCAGCTAAGGTGCGATCGCTCACCAGCACTTTCCGAATTGCCGAAAATTCACCCACAGAACAATCAGGATACACTTCCCATAAAAATTCAGACGCCGCCATCCGCACTACCGCATCCCCTAGGAACTCCAATTGCTCATAGTTCGCTGTTGTCGAAATTGTGGGGTGGGTGAGCGCTAAGTCGAGGAGTGACCACTGCACTGGTACCTGCTGTGGAAGCCCTAACTTTTGGATCAGACTTTGCAGCTGCTTTTGACGAGGAGGATAGCTGAGATTCATTAGAATGCGTTGGACTTAGGGGAACCCCAATCATTGTTGCCACATCACTAAACAGTGCCTCGACCTGAGCCATCAGTTCTCGTTGAATCGGTAAGAGGTGAACTTCTTCCCGGAGTTTTTGCTGCAAATCACGCAGGCGAGCGATGGGTTGACGCAACTTGGAGATTGTCTGCTCTAAGTGTTTGGCACGTCTGAGTTGTAACACGATATCACCGCTGAGCTGGGTCT from Coleofasciculus sp. FACHB-1120 includes these protein-coding regions:
- the rnc gene encoding ribonuclease III, with the protein product MQWSLLDLALTHPTISTTANYEQLEFLGDAVVRMAASEFLWEVYPDCSVGEFSAIRKVLVSDRTLAGIADSYGLDRYLLISESAAGDKAGLTSRLADAFEAVLGALYLSTHTLELVRPWLDSHFKKLASEIRTDPAYQNYKDALQEWTQGHHQMLPEYRVTETRRFHGDPERFTAEVWLQGRRLGQGKGHSKKAAEQAAAREAFLAISN